A window of Eubacteriaceae bacterium ES3 contains these coding sequences:
- a CDS encoding VOC family protein gives MVLQPCVSFNRNCQEAVSFYRDIFGTDLSELELFGDMDLEAFSSIQSQQNLSVNQTPTKVTYGQLPPKELKPKNENLTLVIMSDNINELHCLYTKLQDQGCIKTSFMETDWSKAYAVIVDRFGVEWQLNYQEA, from the coding sequence ATGGTTTTACAACCCTGTGTATCGTTTAACAGAAATTGTCAAGAAGCTGTAAGTTTTTATAGGGATATTTTTGGAACGGATCTTTCTGAGCTCGAATTATTTGGAGATATGGATTTAGAAGCTTTTTCCTCTATTCAATCCCAACAAAATTTATCAGTCAATCAAACACCTACAAAGGTCACATACGGACAATTACCGCCAAAAGAGCTCAAACCTAAAAACGAAAATTTGACCTTAGTGATCATGAGCGATAATATCAATGAACTGCATTGTTTATATACGAAACTCCAGGATCAAGGGTGTATAAAAACATCATTTATGGAAACGGACTGGTCTAAGGCCTATGCTGTTATTGTAGACCGTTTCGGAGTTGAATGGCAGCTTAATTATCAGGAAGCCTAA
- the asrC gene encoding sulfite reductase subunit C has product MDLNTKKIKKNAYRVTKVRGETASRIRVPGGMLTADLLPLIQNIAQTYGNGKLHLTTRQGFEIPGIRYEDITAVNELLQPIIEKLEINQEIPGQGYTAAGTRNISACIGSNVCPFATYNTTEFARKMEKEIFPNDLHFKVAFTGCANDCIKTRMHDFGIIGMTEPQYEKERCVNCQACVKACKKKSVDALSVENYRIVRNTEKCVGCGECVINCPTRAWTRSLETYYRLVIMGRTGKRNPRLAEDFLVWASAATIIKVIKNTYAFVNNYIDREAPGGKEHIGYIIDRTGFAEFKKWALDGVELDEHTIIKNTVYWNGIHYD; this is encoded by the coding sequence TTGGATTTAAATACTAAAAAAATCAAGAAAAATGCTTATCGGGTGACTAAAGTACGCGGCGAAACCGCTTCACGCATAAGAGTTCCCGGTGGTATGTTAACTGCGGATTTATTGCCGTTAATCCAAAATATTGCGCAGACTTACGGTAATGGCAAACTTCACCTGACCACGCGCCAGGGTTTTGAAATCCCTGGAATTCGCTACGAAGACATTACTGCTGTCAACGAACTTCTCCAGCCAATTATTGAAAAACTGGAAATTAATCAGGAAATCCCGGGACAGGGATATACCGCTGCCGGAACAAGAAATATCTCGGCTTGTATTGGCAGTAATGTCTGTCCCTTTGCTACCTATAATACAACTGAATTCGCCAGAAAAATGGAGAAGGAAATTTTCCCTAACGACCTGCATTTTAAAGTGGCCTTTACCGGCTGCGCCAACGATTGTATTAAGACTCGAATGCACGATTTTGGAATTATCGGAATGACCGAACCTCAATACGAAAAGGAACGCTGTGTTAATTGTCAGGCCTGTGTTAAAGCCTGCAAGAAAAAATCGGTTGATGCCTTATCTGTTGAGAACTATCGGATTGTCCGAAATACTGAGAAGTGCGTCGGCTGTGGCGAATGTGTCATTAACTGTCCAACCAGAGCATGGACCAGAAGCCTTGAAACTTACTATCGTCTGGTCATTATGGGACGGACGGGAAAACGAAACCCTCGTCTTGCCGAAGATTTCCTAGTCTGGGCAAGCGCAGCTACGATTATTAAAGTCATTAAAAACACCTATGCCTTTGTAAATAATTATATTGACCGGGAAGCACCCGGCGGAAAAGAACACATCGGCTACATAATCGATCGAACCGGTTTTGCCGAGTTTAAAAAATGGGCACTCGATGGGGTTGAACTAGATGAGCACACCATTATTAAAAATACCGTATATTGGAACGGTATTCACTACGATTAA
- a CDS encoding FAD-dependent oxidoreductase has translation MSKIELIIDGQSVSGLPKQTILQVARENGIEIPTLCYDDRMDIYGSCGLCVVEIEGNPKIFKSCATEISEGMVVKTNTDRVNESRKTNLELLMSKHIGDCVAPCKRACPGTTDCQGYVGLIANGEFEAALELLKEQLPFPGAIGRVCPHPCETACRRGEVDEPISIMDLKRFAADYDMVDEMFMPEIKAQTGKSVGIVGGGPAGLSAAYYLIQSGHSVTVYDKMPKMGGMLRYGIPEYRLPKGVVDEETDLIERMGVVFKNNVQIGKELEFRALRNSHDALYIAIGAWVSSGLRCDGVDADGVIGGIDLLRSVTNNEPFKIGEKVAIVGGGNTAMDACRTAVRLGAKKVYNIYRRTKAEMPAEEIEIIEAEEEGVIFKNLTNPLEIVKDESGTVSKIRLQKMELGEPDASGRRRPVAIEGQEEVLDVDTVVLAIGQGINPEGLADLELTKWNTILADETSYTTSLKGVFAGGDCINDGASIAIKAIGEAKKAVATIEAYLAGEEIEYHEPYYVTKEGLDPDDLEKIKEHKRPGMSHLAAIERKNNFLEIVNGFTEEQAIEEGSRCLECGCQDFFECKLFDYANQYQVEPERFKGKNLKEEIQDDHPFVIRDNNKCVTCGLCVRVCEDIIGVSALGLVDRGFDTLVEPALKQPLNQTGCISCGQCIAVCPTGALQEAPQGIKPVPYNTDKTDTTCAYCSMGCQMTVETMGNTIVKTVPQDDHLNDNKGIMCGRGRFGTGLSQQGERITQPLIRNLKGDLEEVSFYDAFVYTVKKVQGLTARYGKNAVKMAISPKYTNEELDGFIKLSDILQTEMFSFSNVIRGEEAVLGSSMFPTDADALNKADAIAVFGVPANPVLHYQLKKAQENGAEIFAFNPYQTGLDIFAEELVMEADDLRFIAEMLVYICNNTEKQGCDNLKDTLKGIVPTAQSEVFAEFLMDRNNILFIIGDAYINTSEAGAMIGNLFALVNNDLGNPASGIIRIPTKNNSNGLNLLGVTKTSDCLAGAKGLLNFGEDTTAISDDLEFLMVQDTHLTKTALKADVVIPASASTESSGSYINYNYQLMKCVQPVVSTLEWSNFEMVEAMAEIMGSSLKFAQTEISEQIKAQFGVENYNQTVKRNKNITDGVDFKPYQEGLLFNKAENTDYLMKVIEERLEKEIN, from the coding sequence ATGAGTAAAATCGAATTAATAATAGATGGTCAATCCGTTTCTGGTTTACCTAAGCAGACCATTCTTCAGGTAGCCAGAGAAAATGGTATCGAAATACCGACCTTATGTTATGACGATCGAATGGACATATACGGTTCATGTGGTCTTTGTGTGGTTGAAATTGAAGGCAATCCCAAAATTTTCAAGTCCTGTGCTACTGAAATTTCTGAAGGGATGGTTGTTAAAACAAATACAGACCGCGTTAACGAATCCAGAAAAACAAATCTCGAGTTATTGATGTCAAAGCATATTGGCGACTGCGTTGCGCCATGTAAGCGTGCGTGTCCAGGGACTACTGACTGTCAGGGATATGTTGGCTTGATTGCCAATGGTGAGTTTGAAGCAGCCTTAGAGCTACTCAAGGAACAGCTTCCTTTTCCGGGAGCAATTGGCCGCGTTTGTCCTCATCCGTGTGAAACAGCCTGTCGACGTGGTGAAGTCGATGAACCCATCTCAATAATGGATTTAAAACGTTTTGCCGCTGATTATGATATGGTTGATGAAATGTTTATGCCAGAAATTAAGGCTCAAACCGGGAAATCTGTAGGGATTGTTGGTGGCGGACCGGCTGGGCTTAGTGCTGCATATTATCTGATTCAGTCAGGTCATTCGGTAACAGTTTATGACAAAATGCCTAAAATGGGTGGAATGCTACGTTATGGAATACCAGAATACCGTTTGCCTAAAGGTGTCGTTGATGAGGAAACAGATCTCATTGAGAGAATGGGCGTTGTTTTTAAAAACAATGTTCAAATCGGCAAAGAGCTTGAATTTAGGGCTTTGCGCAATAGTCACGATGCCCTATATATTGCCATTGGCGCATGGGTAAGTAGTGGACTGCGTTGTGACGGAGTTGACGCAGATGGAGTAATTGGTGGAATCGACTTACTCAGAAGTGTAACAAATAATGAACCCTTTAAAATTGGAGAAAAAGTTGCTATTGTTGGTGGTGGAAATACAGCAATGGATGCCTGTCGAACTGCTGTGCGTCTGGGTGCTAAAAAAGTATATAATATTTATCGACGAACCAAGGCAGAAATGCCAGCAGAGGAAATAGAGATCATTGAGGCCGAAGAAGAAGGCGTCATATTTAAGAATTTAACTAATCCATTGGAAATAGTTAAAGATGAGAGTGGCACTGTTTCAAAAATAAGACTTCAAAAAATGGAACTGGGAGAACCGGATGCCAGCGGCAGGAGACGACCGGTTGCGATCGAAGGACAGGAAGAAGTCCTGGATGTAGATACAGTTGTACTGGCTATTGGACAGGGAATTAATCCTGAAGGCCTTGCTGACTTAGAATTGACAAAATGGAATACGATTCTGGCAGATGAGACTAGCTATACAACCAGCTTAAAAGGTGTTTTTGCCGGTGGAGATTGTATTAATGATGGGGCTTCTATTGCTATAAAAGCAATAGGTGAGGCAAAAAAAGCAGTTGCTACGATCGAAGCTTATCTTGCTGGCGAAGAGATCGAATATCATGAGCCATACTATGTGACAAAAGAAGGCCTGGATCCGGATGATCTGGAAAAAATTAAAGAACATAAACGACCAGGTATGAGTCATCTTGCTGCAATAGAAAGAAAAAATAATTTTCTTGAAATTGTCAATGGATTTACGGAAGAACAGGCGATAGAAGAAGGTAGCAGATGTCTGGAATGCGGTTGTCAGGACTTTTTTGAATGCAAGCTTTTTGATTATGCAAATCAGTACCAGGTTGAACCAGAACGTTTTAAAGGCAAAAACCTTAAAGAGGAAATTCAGGATGATCACCCCTTTGTTATTCGCGACAATAATAAATGTGTTACTTGTGGTTTATGTGTGCGAGTTTGTGAAGATATTATTGGTGTTTCAGCGCTTGGATTGGTAGACCGTGGTTTTGATACTTTGGTTGAACCGGCATTAAAACAGCCTCTTAATCAGACAGGATGCATCAGTTGCGGCCAGTGTATTGCGGTTTGTCCCACAGGCGCGTTACAGGAAGCGCCGCAAGGTATCAAACCAGTTCCATATAATACAGACAAAACTGATACTACCTGCGCTTATTGCAGTATGGGCTGCCAGATGACAGTAGAAACTATGGGTAACACAATTGTTAAAACGGTTCCTCAGGATGACCATTTAAATGATAATAAAGGAATTATGTGTGGACGTGGTCGATTTGGTACAGGTCTTTCACAGCAGGGAGAGCGAATTACGCAACCATTAATAAGAAACCTGAAGGGGGACCTGGAAGAAGTCAGTTTCTATGATGCTTTTGTGTACACTGTTAAGAAAGTTCAGGGACTTACTGCTCGCTATGGAAAAAATGCAGTGAAGATGGCTATTTCACCTAAATATACAAATGAAGAGCTAGATGGATTTATTAAATTATCAGATATTTTACAGACTGAAATGTTTAGTTTTTCAAACGTTATTCGGGGAGAAGAAGCAGTATTAGGTAGCTCCATGTTTCCGACCGATGCAGATGCTTTAAATAAAGCAGATGCCATTGCGGTATTTGGTGTTCCAGCTAATCCGGTATTACACTATCAGCTTAAGAAAGCTCAGGAGAATGGCGCCGAAATATTCGCCTTTAACCCCTACCAGACCGGTCTTGACATATTTGCTGAAGAGCTGGTGATGGAAGCTGATGATTTACGGTTTATCGCTGAAATGTTAGTTTATATCTGCAATAATACTGAGAAACAAGGCTGCGACAACCTAAAAGACACGCTTAAAGGTATCGTACCAACTGCTCAGAGCGAAGTTTTTGCAGAATTTTTAATGGATAGAAATAATATCCTATTTATCATCGGTGATGCCTATATTAATACCAGCGAAGCAGGTGCGATGATTGGTAATCTCTTTGCCCTGGTAAATAACGATTTAGGTAATCCAGCTAGTGGGATAATCCGTATTCCGACAAAAAATAATTCGAATGGTTTGAATCTGCTTGGTGTTACTAAAACATCAGATTGCCTGGCTGGAGCAAAAGGTTTGCTTAATTTTGGTGAAGATACAACTGCAATAAGTGACGATCTTGAATTTTTGATGGTTCAGGATACGCATCTGACAAAAACTGCATTAAAAGCAGATGTTGTCATTCCGGCATCAGCGTCTACGGAAAGTTCAGGAAGTTATATAAACTATAATTATCAGCTAATGAAGTGTGTACAGCCTGTTGTTTCGACATTAGAGTGGTCAAATTTTGAAATGGTGGAAGCAATGGCAGAAATTATGGGATCTTCCTTGAAATTTGCTCAGACAGAAATATCTGAGCAGATTAAAGCTCAGTTTGGTGTAGAAAATTACAATCAGACTGTTAAAAGAAATAAAAATATTACTGACGGAGTTGATTTTAAACCGTATCAGGAAGGATTGCTATTTAACAAGGCTGAAAATACAGATTATTTAATGAAAGTAATTGAAGAACGCCTAGAAAAAGAAATCAATTAA
- a CDS encoding chemotaxis protein CheX, protein MDVNLLNPFIEAVNSVLPQLGFQNIEKKGISEKNGKLSFNGVVLTLGIVGDKKGNVVYSIDLEGAKNIASIMMMGMPVEEFDEMAQSALSELSNMLTANATINFSNENINVDISVPTMMNGENIELSMNKAEILEVDFEIDGISLSVHLSLD, encoded by the coding sequence ATGGATGTAAATTTATTAAATCCATTTATTGAAGCAGTTAATTCAGTGCTTCCACAATTGGGCTTTCAGAATATAGAGAAAAAAGGAATCTCTGAAAAAAACGGTAAACTGTCTTTTAATGGGGTAGTTTTAACGTTGGGAATTGTAGGCGATAAAAAGGGGAATGTGGTTTACTCAATTGACTTGGAAGGTGCTAAAAATATTGCATCTATCATGATGATGGGGATGCCTGTGGAAGAATTTGATGAAATGGCTCAAAGTGCTCTTTCTGAACTATCAAATATGCTAACCGCCAATGCTACAATAAATTTTTCCAATGAAAATATAAATGTTGATATATCTGTCCCAACCATGATGAACGGTGAAAATATTGAATTAAGCATGAATAAAGCAGAAATCCTCGAAGTTGATTTTGAAATCGACGGGATTTCTCTTTCTGTGCATCTATCTCTAGACTAA
- a CDS encoding response regulator, whose translation MKSVKIMIVDDSTFSIGMLKKMLEKGGHEIIGTALDKKEAIEKAKQLQPELITMDMTLPDGNGIDCSREILKDNKDAKIIAISAMMDDEIVEQSKAAGILGYLQKPVDQELLDAEISRIFAGDELFTLIENNYQAAFSESIFSFLKHQIGGEISINTNQVDDSKMRKSMGVSVSVGIIGCHDGRFIIDMSETTAVSMTKQIMEAEETSIDDAIQFLSELANIISGNSCSLLNGLNRSLGLRVSPPTIIRGKDVRFAIGDMMNSSFQVGTDLGELFINIGFQKGDGVWM comes from the coding sequence ATGAAAAGTGTAAAGATAATGATCGTTGATGATTCTACATTTTCAATTGGGATGCTGAAAAAAATGCTTGAAAAAGGTGGTCACGAAATTATAGGAACCGCTTTAGACAAAAAAGAGGCTATTGAAAAAGCGAAACAGTTGCAACCAGAACTAATTACAATGGATATGACCCTTCCTGATGGGAATGGAATTGACTGTTCCAGAGAAATTTTAAAAGATAACAAAGATGCAAAAATTATTGCTATAAGCGCGATGATGGATGATGAAATTGTTGAACAATCAAAAGCTGCAGGTATTCTTGGTTATTTGCAAAAACCAGTTGATCAGGAATTGCTGGATGCCGAAATTAGCCGAATTTTTGCGGGTGATGAACTGTTTACACTGATAGAAAATAATTATCAGGCTGCTTTTAGTGAGTCTATTTTCAGTTTTTTGAAACACCAGATCGGTGGCGAAATTTCAATAAATACTAATCAGGTTGATGATTCTAAAATGAGAAAGTCTATGGGTGTTTCTGTCTCAGTTGGGATAATAGGGTGTCATGATGGACGTTTTATAATTGATATGAGTGAAACAACTGCAGTTTCAATGACAAAGCAAATTATGGAAGCGGAAGAAACGTCGATTGACGATGCAATTCAGTTTTTAAGTGAACTTGCAAATATCATATCAGGAAATTCCTGCTCACTATTAAATGGTTTAAATCGTTCATTGGGGTTACGCGTTTCACCGCCAACTATTATTCGTGGTAAGGATGTAAGATTTGCAATTGGAGATATGATGAATAGTTCTTTTCAAGTTGGTACAGATTTGGGTGAATTATTTATTAATATCGGCTTTCAAAAGGGGGATGGAGTATGGATGTAA
- the asrA gene encoding anaerobic sulfite reductase subunit AsrA — protein MGYQTSLKIMNTIFDSLAKDYTIYAPKRFKGDGTFVDIDTIRYGEITDLSEIEFSQKSDYSFKEILLPISETLFYFTENEIKESDPPKKSALVFLRSCDLHGLKRLDTIYLKNGPVDSFYQRLRDNVKFILMGCETSFENCFCVSMGTQESVDYDAYLKIIDQTVFVDSHWDRLNTVLANESQTEVVPDFVSENQTVVEIPEVISPALFDSPLWDDYQNRCIACGRCNFVCPTCTCFTMQDLFYTDNGKAGERRRVWASCHVDGYTDMAGGHAFRKDKSQRMRFKVLHKINDYKRRFGEHMCIGCGRCDDVCPEYISFSNCINKLNALVKEDQSHD, from the coding sequence ATGGGTTATCAAACCAGTCTTAAAATAATGAATACTATTTTTGATTCGCTTGCAAAAGACTATACCATCTACGCACCCAAGCGCTTTAAAGGTGACGGAACTTTTGTTGATATAGACACCATCCGCTACGGCGAAATTACTGATCTTTCAGAAATAGAATTTTCTCAGAAATCGGATTATTCGTTTAAAGAAATCCTACTTCCCATCTCTGAAACGCTCTTTTATTTTACCGAAAATGAAATCAAGGAATCTGATCCACCTAAAAAAAGCGCCCTTGTTTTTCTACGCAGCTGTGATCTTCACGGTCTCAAGCGACTGGATACAATCTACCTGAAAAACGGTCCGGTGGATTCTTTTTACCAGCGACTGCGTGATAATGTCAAGTTTATCTTAATGGGATGTGAGACATCTTTTGAAAACTGCTTCTGTGTTTCTATGGGTACGCAAGAATCAGTCGACTATGACGCTTATCTTAAAATTATCGATCAAACTGTTTTTGTCGACAGCCATTGGGACAGACTCAACACCGTTCTAGCTAATGAAAGTCAAACAGAAGTAGTACCTGATTTTGTTTCTGAAAACCAGACAGTCGTTGAAATTCCCGAAGTTATTTCGCCAGCGCTTTTCGACTCCCCGCTTTGGGATGATTACCAGAACCGCTGCATAGCCTGTGGCCGCTGCAATTTTGTTTGTCCAACCTGTACCTGTTTTACCATGCAGGATCTTTTCTACACCGATAACGGCAAAGCTGGTGAACGTCGCCGTGTTTGGGCCTCCTGTCACGTTGATGGCTATACCGACATGGCTGGTGGACACGCTTTTAGAAAAGACAAAAGCCAACGGATGCGTTTTAAGGTACTCCACAAAATTAATGATTACAAACGCCGCTTTGGGGAACATATGTGTATCGGCTGCGGCCGCTGTGACGACGTCTGTCCGGAATACATTTCTTTTTCTAACTGCATTAACAAACTTAACGCTTTAGTAAAGGAGGATCAATCACATGACTAA
- a CDS encoding DUF4349 domain-containing protein, translated as MANEASPNNFFKRIKSWKYWKISLIVLASIIAVVFLLFSVIFGVFLMTGNSSGDVAYESDLIYESNEAYDSTDSSGMKETESSSTSFEDYTSSVIYAGSMRLYVENFQETEEMIIDYTNSIDGFLESSQSSYIDQEQGIENNSGSLTIRVPADKFEQVMIDLEDFGVVAYSNTSSVNITREYQDIEAQINNLKVFESRLLEYSGTAENLTDLLAIETELNRIRTEMDSLQSLINNWNTEIAYSRITISLQEQTLSTTALESPFSGLLIKIQSGFIGSINLLLGIISALIVLLSWILPFVIIIVLVIFLVRMVKKKNFKNRKMKNETVNEKKNDV; from the coding sequence ATGGCAAATGAAGCAAGTCCAAATAATTTTTTTAAACGAATAAAATCATGGAAATACTGGAAAATATCCTTAATTGTTCTGGCTTCGATTATAGCAGTTGTATTTCTTTTGTTTAGTGTTATCTTTGGTGTTTTTTTAATGACTGGTAACAGTTCAGGTGACGTCGCTTATGAAAGTGATCTAATTTACGAGAGTAATGAAGCATATGATAGTACCGATTCTTCTGGCATGAAAGAGACAGAAAGTAGTTCTACTTCGTTTGAAGATTATACTAGCAGCGTTATCTATGCAGGAAGTATGCGTTTGTATGTTGAAAATTTTCAAGAAACTGAAGAAATGATTATTGATTATACGAATTCTATTGATGGTTTTCTTGAATCTTCACAATCTTCTTATATTGATCAGGAACAAGGGATTGAAAACAATTCAGGCTCCTTAACTATTAGGGTGCCAGCAGATAAATTTGAACAGGTTATGATCGACTTGGAAGATTTTGGAGTTGTAGCATATTCGAATACATCAAGTGTAAATATAACCCGAGAGTATCAGGATATTGAGGCCCAGATCAACAACCTGAAAGTTTTTGAGAGCAGACTACTTGAGTATTCTGGAACTGCTGAAAATCTTACGGATCTTTTAGCTATTGAAACTGAATTAAATCGAATCCGGACAGAGATGGATTCTTTGCAATCTTTGATAAACAATTGGAATACAGAAATAGCTTATTCAAGAATTACTATTAGTTTGCAGGAACAAACCTTATCAACAACAGCATTAGAATCGCCATTTTCAGGACTACTGATTAAAATCCAATCCGGTTTTATTGGTTCGATAAACCTCCTTTTAGGGATTATTTCCGCTTTAATTGTTTTGCTCTCATGGATTTTGCCTTTTGTAATTATAATCGTGTTAGTCATTTTTCTTGTCCGAATGGTGAAAAAGAAAAATTTTAAAAATAGAAAAATGAAGAATGAAACTGTTAATGAAAAGAAAAATGATGTTTGA
- a CDS encoding exopolyphosphatase — protein MRLVTRSDFDGLICGMLLKEVDIIDSWIFVHPKDLQDGLFTPTENDVLANVPYVPGCGMWFDHHTSEKERVGWHLGVKGKSRQAPSAAHIIYEYYGGAQQFPNYQKMIEAVDKVDSGNLTKDEILNPTDWILLGFISDPRTGLGRFRNFRISNYQLMEELINHFRNLPIEEILALPDIKERVDVYHEQSLQFSDMVKNHTQVYDNVIVTDLRDVSPIYTGNRFMVYSLYPEQNVSLWIVDGKQKQNVSIACGYSILNRSCSADIGQLMLKHGGGGHKMVGTCQVPYDDANTIIQEIVDVLKG, from the coding sequence ATGCGTTTAGTTACACGTTCAGACTTTGATGGATTAATATGTGGTATGCTACTAAAAGAAGTTGATATAATTGACAGTTGGATTTTTGTCCATCCAAAAGATTTGCAAGATGGTCTTTTTACACCTACAGAAAATGATGTTTTGGCCAATGTTCCTTATGTTCCCGGATGCGGTATGTGGTTTGATCACCATACTTCTGAGAAAGAACGTGTTGGCTGGCACCTTGGAGTTAAAGGTAAAAGCCGACAGGCACCTTCTGCCGCTCATATTATTTATGAATATTATGGTGGTGCTCAACAGTTTCCCAATTATCAGAAAATGATTGAAGCGGTAGATAAAGTCGATTCTGGAAATCTTACAAAGGATGAGATCCTGAATCCTACTGATTGGATTTTACTAGGTTTTATTTCTGATCCACGAACCGGATTAGGTCGATTTAGAAATTTTAGAATCAGTAATTATCAGTTAATGGAAGAATTGATTAATCATTTTAGAAATCTTCCAATCGAAGAAATTCTCGCCCTTCCAGATATTAAAGAACGTGTCGATGTGTATCATGAGCAGTCACTTCAGTTTTCTGACATGGTAAAGAACCACACCCAAGTGTATGATAATGTAATTGTGACTGACTTACGAGATGTAAGTCCTATTTATACAGGAAATCGCTTCATGGTCTACAGTCTTTATCCAGAACAAAATGTCTCACTCTGGATAGTAGATGGAAAACAGAAACAGAACGTCTCCATTGCTTGTGGATACAGTATCTTAAATCGTTCCTGTTCTGCTGATATTGGTCAACTTATGCTGAAACACGGTGGCGGCGGACATAAAATGGTTGGAACGTGTCAGGTCCCTTATGATGATGCCAATACTATTATTCAGGAAATTGTTGATGTCTTAAAAGGTTAA
- the asrB gene encoding anaerobic sulfite reductase subunit AsrB, whose translation MTNPYVPFLSTINEVIKHTEIEYTFRMSYEGSVKPGQFFEVSLPKFGEAPISVSGIGDKTIDLTIRKVGRVTDEIFENYVGDTLFLRGPYGNGFDIENYKGKEILLIAGGTGLSPVKGIIDYFSKNPQDCQSFTLLAGFKSPKDVLFKQDFKNWEKNINVVLTVDYPDESYDGHCGLVTQFIPELPVKNLNEAVGIVVGPPFMMQCTINDLLSKGFKEENLWLSQERKMCCGIGKCGHCKIDDTYICLDGPVFNYTKGKYLKD comes from the coding sequence ATGACTAATCCCTATGTTCCCTTTCTTTCTACTATCAACGAAGTCATTAAACATACTGAAATTGAATACACGTTTCGGATGAGCTATGAAGGCAGCGTCAAACCCGGCCAGTTTTTTGAGGTATCTCTTCCCAAATTTGGCGAGGCTCCAATCTCTGTCAGTGGTATTGGCGATAAAACTATCGATTTGACCATCCGCAAAGTCGGTCGTGTTACTGATGAAATTTTTGAAAATTATGTTGGCGATACGCTTTTTTTACGTGGACCCTATGGTAACGGCTTTGATATTGAAAATTATAAAGGCAAAGAAATTCTTCTGATTGCAGGTGGGACTGGACTTTCTCCGGTTAAAGGAATCATCGATTATTTTTCCAAAAATCCTCAGGATTGCCAAAGTTTTACACTTCTGGCCGGTTTTAAATCACCTAAAGATGTCCTATTTAAACAAGACTTTAAGAACTGGGAAAAAAATATTAATGTTGTTTTAACTGTTGATTATCCGGATGAATCCTACGACGGTCATTGCGGTCTTGTCACCCAGTTCATTCCCGAATTACCCGTAAAAAATCTTAATGAGGCCGTTGGGATTGTGGTGGGACCACCCTTTATGATGCAGTGTACCATTAATGATCTTTTATCTAAAGGATTTAAAGAAGAAAATCTTTGGCTTTCCCAGGAAAGAAAAATGTGCTGTGGTATTGGTAAGTGTGGTCATTGCAAAATTGATGATACTTATATTTGCCTCGATGGACCGGTATTTAATTATACTAAGGGAAAATATTTGAAAGATTAG
- a CDS encoding NYN domain-containing protein: protein MSENNSNDIKIAVLIDADNVSDKYIKCVLDEISNIGMPTFKRIYGDWTKPQLSSWKTVLLNYSITPIQQYSYTTGKNATDAALIIDAMDILYSGNIDGFCIVSSDSDFTRLATRLREAGMIVIGMGEKKTPKPFISACEKFKYLEVLANQSEHPGNSDSAEKTGNHKDGMASKKELIQSIKTIINEISDEDGWANLGEIGSRLNNRYPDFDTRNYGHQKLRPLLLSLNHFTVEARKTSKGQNTHYVAKIK, encoded by the coding sequence ATGAGTGAGAATAACAGCAACGACATAAAAATTGCCGTCCTGATTGATGCAGATAATGTTTCTGACAAATACATAAAATGTGTTTTGGATGAAATATCAAATATAGGGATGCCGACATTCAAACGCATCTATGGCGACTGGACAAAACCGCAACTGTCCTCATGGAAAACAGTTCTTTTAAATTATTCGATCACACCAATTCAGCAGTACAGTTATACAACTGGTAAAAATGCGACAGATGCGGCATTAATTATTGATGCTATGGACATTCTCTACTCTGGTAATATCGATGGATTTTGTATCGTTTCAAGTGATAGTGATTTTACTCGTCTTGCAACAAGGCTTAGGGAAGCAGGAATGATTGTTATTGGAATGGGCGAAAAGAAGACACCAAAACCTTTCATTTCTGCCTGTGAAAAGTTTAAATATCTTGAAGTCCTTGCAAATCAGTCTGAGCATCCGGGAAATAGTGATTCAGCAGAAAAAACTGGCAACCATAAGGATGGTATGGCCAGTAAAAAAGAACTAATTCAATCGATTAAAACGATCATTAATGAAATATCAGACGAAGATGGATGGGCAAATCTGGGAGAAATTGGCTCTCGTTTAAATAATCGCTATCCAGACTTTGACACCAGAAACTATGGTCACCAAAAACTAAGACCTCTACTGTTATCGCTCAACCATTTTACTGTTGAAGCAAGAAAAACCAGTAAAGGTCAAAACACCCATTACGTTGCAAAAATAAAATAA